Proteins found in one Quercus robur chromosome 2, dhQueRobu3.1, whole genome shotgun sequence genomic segment:
- the LOC126713003 gene encoding putative laccase-9 isoform X3: MNSKNKECLLNFIGFLFLVAQCLSMVEGEVHYYEFVLAEKNFTKLCNTTSKLVVNGSIPGPVIRVHKGDTVYVNVHNQGYYGVTIHWHGVKQPRNPWSDGPEYITQCPIEPGSNFTYEVIFSTEEGTLWWHAHSDWTRVYVHGAIVILPTIGTTYPFPKPDDENIIILGSLYSGNLTAELDYALIYGDDLPHSIGYTINGEPGDLGPCSKETTYRRVVDHGKTYLLRLVNSVVAANMFFAIAEHNLTIVGMDASYIKPITTSYVMIAAGQTMDILLTANQTLGHYYIAARQFWSQEVDLTNFDLFNVTAIIEYRGNYTIPLSPSFPSTLPNYKDSRAVIKFSKLLRSLASKDHPVNVPLNITTRMYITVSMAEIECKNTTCIATGEEIIIATSVNSISWSNPVPTDVLLAYYRNITGVYTMDFPDQPLNYFNFTADELPEALAMADLGSKVKVLNYNEAVEVVFQGTNILGAGYHPMHLHGHSFYVVGSGYGNYNNDTDPKKFNLVDPVAVNTFGVPKNGWLAIRFVANNPGVWFWHCHVDRHMTWGMAAVFIVKNGGTAETSIRKPPPHLPPCNVPLESRVQNNDGSDGKENQTIFI, encoded by the exons CTTGCGGAGAAAAACTTCACGAAACTGTGTAACACAACAAGTAAGTTAGTTGTAAATGGCAGTATTCCAGGGCCAGTAATACGGGTACACAAAGGGGACACAGTATATGTCAATGTTCACAATCAAGGTTATTATGGGGTGACCATTCATTG GCATGGTGTAAAGCAACCAAGAAATCCTTGGTCAGATGGCCCAGAATACATCACGCAATGTCCTATTGAACCAGGATCAAACTTCACATATGAGGTCATATTTTCCACTGAGGAAGGAACACTCTGGTGGCACGCACATAGTGATTGGACACGAGTCTATGTTCATGGTGCCATTGTTATCTTGCCTACTATTGGAACAACTTATCCATTTCCCAAACCGGATGATGAGAATATAATCATTCTTG GTTCATTGTACAGTGGAAACTTAACAGCCGAATTGGATTACGCCCTAATATATGGCGATGATCTGCCACACTCTATTGGTTACACCATAAACGGCGAACCAGGTGATTTGGGTCCATGCTCCAAAG AAACAACATACCGTCGGGTGGTTGATCACGGCAAGACCTATCTTCTTCGTCTAGTCAACTCAGTTGTGGCAGCAAATATGTTCTTTGCAATAGCTGAACACAACCTCACAATTGTTGGAATGGATGCAAGTTATATCAAACCCATAACTACTAGTTACGTAATGATAGCCGCAGGACAAACCATGGATATTCTACTCACAGCAAATCAGACTCTTGGCCATTATTATATAGCTGCTCGACAATTCTGGAGCCAAGAGGTGGATCTTACAAATTTTGACCTATTCAATGTCACCGCGATCATCGAATACAGAGGAAACTACACTATTCCATTATCTCCTTCCTTTCCAAGTACACTTCCCAATTACAAAGACTCAAGAGCTGTCATAAAATTCTCAAAACTTCTTAGGAGCTTAGCAAGCAAAGACCATCCCGTAAATGTCCCCTTAAACATAACCACCAGAATGTATATTACAGTTTCCATGGCTGAAATTGAATGTAAAAATACCACATGTATAGCAACCGGTGAAGAAATTATAATAGCTACAAGTGTGAATAGCATAAGTTGGAGTAACCCAGTTCCTACTGATGTACTGCTTGCTTACTACAG GAATATTACTGGGGTTTACACTATGGATTTCCCAGACCAACCCCTTAATTATTTTAACTTCACAGCTGACGAACTTCCAGAAGCTCTGGCAATGGCAGACCTTGGGTCCAAGGTGAAGGTGTTGAATTATAATGAAGCAGTTGAGGTTGTTTTTCAAGGTACCAATATATTGGGCGCTGGGTATCATCCAATGCATTTGCACGGGCATAGCTTTTACGTGGTTGGAAGTGGTTATGGAAATTATAACAATGACACcgacccaaaaaaatttaatttggttGATCCAGTCGCAGTTAATACCTTCGGTGTGCCTAAGAATGGATGGCTTGCCATCAGATTTGTAGCAAACAATCCAG GTGTGTGGTTTTGGCATTGTCATGTAGATAGACATATGACCTGGGGTATGGCTGCTGTTTTTATCGTAAAGAATGGAGGCACTGCTGAGACAAGTATCCGCAAACCTCCTCCTCACTTGCCTCCATGTAATGTTCCCTTAGAATCGCGGGTCCAAAACAATGATGGATCAgatggaaaagaaaatcaaacaatttttatctaa
- the LOC126713003 gene encoding putative laccase-9 isoform X2 — MNFQNKECLLNFIGFLFLVAQCLSMVEAEVHYYEFVLAEKNFTKLCNTTSKLVVNGSIPGPVIRVHKGDTVYVNVHNQGYYGVTIHWHGVKQPRNPWSDGPEYITQCPIEPGSNFTYEVIFSTEEGTLWWHAHSDWTRVYVHGAIVILPTIGTTYPFPKPDDENIIILGSLYSGNLTAELDYALIYGDDLPHSIGYTINGEPGDLGPCSKETTYRRVVDHGKTYLLRLVNSVVAANMFFAIAEHNLTIVGMDASYIKPITTSYVMIAAGQTMDILLTANQTLGHYYIAARQFWSQEVDLTNFDLFNVTAIIEYRGNYTIPLSPSFPSTLPNYKDSRAVIKFSKLLRSLASKDHPVNVPLNITTRMYITVSMAEIECKNTTCIATGEEIIIATSVNSISWSNPVPTDVLLAYYRNITGVYTMDFPDQPLNYFNFTADELPEALAMADLGSKVKVLNYNEAVEVVFQGTNILGAGYHPMHLHGHSFYVVGSGYGNYNNDTDPKKFNLVDPVAVNTFGVPKNGWLAIRFVANNPGVWFWHCHVDRHMTWGMAAVFIVKNGGTAETSIRKPPPHLPPCNVPLESRVQNNDGSDGKENQTIFI; from the exons ATGAATTTCCAGAACAAAGAATGTCTGTTGAACTTTATTGGCTTTCTGTTTCTTGTTGCACAGTGTCTTTCCATGGTCGAAGCAGAGGTCCATTACTATGAATTTGTT CTTGCGGAGAAAAACTTCACGAAACTGTGTAACACAACAAGTAAGTTAGTTGTAAATGGCAGTATTCCAGGGCCAGTAATACGGGTACACAAAGGGGACACAGTATATGTCAATGTTCACAATCAAGGTTATTATGGGGTGACCATTCATTG GCATGGTGTAAAGCAACCAAGAAATCCTTGGTCAGATGGCCCAGAATACATCACGCAATGTCCTATTGAACCAGGATCAAACTTCACATATGAGGTCATATTTTCCACTGAGGAAGGAACACTCTGGTGGCACGCACATAGTGATTGGACACGAGTCTATGTTCATGGTGCCATTGTTATCTTGCCTACTATTGGAACAACTTATCCATTTCCCAAACCGGATGATGAGAATATAATCATTCTTG GTTCATTGTACAGTGGAAACTTAACAGCCGAATTGGATTACGCCCTAATATATGGCGATGATCTGCCACACTCTATTGGTTACACCATAAACGGCGAACCAGGTGATTTGGGTCCATGCTCCAAAG AAACAACATACCGTCGGGTGGTTGATCACGGCAAGACCTATCTTCTTCGTCTAGTCAACTCAGTTGTGGCAGCAAATATGTTCTTTGCAATAGCTGAACACAACCTCACAATTGTTGGAATGGATGCAAGTTATATCAAACCCATAACTACTAGTTACGTAATGATAGCCGCAGGACAAACCATGGATATTCTACTCACAGCAAATCAGACTCTTGGCCATTATTATATAGCTGCTCGACAATTCTGGAGCCAAGAGGTGGATCTTACAAATTTTGACCTATTCAATGTCACCGCGATCATCGAATACAGAGGAAACTACACTATTCCATTATCTCCTTCCTTTCCAAGTACACTTCCCAATTACAAAGACTCAAGAGCTGTCATAAAATTCTCAAAACTTCTTAGGAGCTTAGCAAGCAAAGACCATCCCGTAAATGTCCCCTTAAACATAACCACCAGAATGTATATTACAGTTTCCATGGCTGAAATTGAATGTAAAAATACCACATGTATAGCAACCGGTGAAGAAATTATAATAGCTACAAGTGTGAATAGCATAAGTTGGAGTAACCCAGTTCCTACTGATGTACTGCTTGCTTACTACAG GAATATTACTGGGGTTTACACTATGGATTTCCCAGACCAACCCCTTAATTATTTTAACTTCACAGCTGACGAACTTCCAGAAGCTCTGGCAATGGCAGACCTTGGGTCCAAGGTGAAGGTGTTGAATTATAATGAAGCAGTTGAGGTTGTTTTTCAAGGTACCAATATATTGGGCGCTGGGTATCATCCAATGCATTTGCACGGGCATAGCTTTTACGTGGTTGGAAGTGGTTATGGAAATTATAACAATGACACcgacccaaaaaaatttaatttggttGATCCAGTCGCAGTTAATACCTTCGGTGTGCCTAAGAATGGATGGCTTGCCATCAGATTTGTAGCAAACAATCCAG GTGTGTGGTTTTGGCATTGTCATGTAGATAGACATATGACCTGGGGTATGGCTGCTGTTTTTATCGTAAAGAATGGAGGCACTGCTGAGACAAGTATCCGCAAACCTCCTCCTCACTTGCCTCCATGTAATGTTCCCTTAGAATCGCGGGTCCAAAACAATGATGGATCAgatggaaaagaaaatcaaacaatttttatctaa